In a genomic window of Brettanomyces nanus chromosome 1, complete sequence:
- a CDS encoding uncharacterized protein (EggNog:ENOG41), with amino-acid sequence MGRMLKVFRTQNDVFVLPLYNPERYWKLQVVSRNENLIGQLVEVFEEICDFKDLRDDEEDEDCSPNVSFEPMNRMEVDIRFAGDTDTTLSGTSPDSERTLEVSRVQAKSRDLKSLETTSSIDEDRTVGTVFQPILQQPIPIRPNSAESSLDSVLLRFEDEEDTGRPLSETGFNWMDTKSSQSEFKTINKRFSMTFKGIKPGMVIHHKQIESLRGVGEGHKLKGSDIVRNSFIMGAITGNDKNPSVSSVRTPRGSSWGLFNW; translated from the exons ATGGGACGA atgttgaaggtGTTTCGCACTCAAAACGACGTATTTGTGCTTCCCTTGTACAATCCAGAAAGATACTGGAAGCTACAGGTGGTAAGTAGAAACGAGAATCTGATTGGTCAGTTGGTtgaagtctttgaagagatctgTGACTTTAAAGATTTgagagatgatgaagaggacGAGGATTGTTCTCCTAatgtttcttttgaacCGATGAACAGGATGGAGGTGGATATAAGATTTGCAGGAGATACTGATACTACATTGAGTGGAACTTCACCAGATAGTGAAAGAACGTTGGAGGTATCGCGCGTACAGGCTAAGTCACGGGATCTTAAAAGTTTGGAAACAACATCAAGTATCGATGAAGATCGAACTGTAGGAACAGTATTCCAGCCAATTCTACAACAGCCAATACCGATACGACCGAACTCTGCCGAATCAAGTCTTGACTCTGTACTATTaagatttgaagatgaagaagatacagGTAGACCTTTAAGTGAGACTGGGTTCAATTGGATGGACACAAAAAGCAGCCAGTCAGAATTCAAGACGATCAATAAAAGATTTTCAATGACTTTCAAAGGCATTAAACCTGGCATGGTTATCCACCACAAACAAATTGAGTCATTACGTGGTGTTGGAGAGGGGCACAAACTGAAGGGATCTGATATTGTAAGGAATTCATTTATTATGGGAGCAATCACAGGCAACGATAAGAACCCTTCTGTAAGTTCTGTACGAACTCCACGGGGAAGCTCATGGGGCCTATTTAATTGGTAA
- a CDS encoding uncharacterized protein (BUSCO:EOG09342SC0): MSTSSNFNLGNLSKSFSPIKGLIPTGSELTESEGNESGYWSSNPIFQFVNNVATTISTHRQSLDLINPGTMENLNKEVEKDVFLTQYEFSGLRADLSKTFSMNPLFQVSHSFSTGGKSPAYAFAGMFAAGDSFVQGTLDNELSLTGRLNYAWDKCNVSKATLQLASGQQPMCQFEQDYQANDFSLNFKTLNPDFTGSSFNGVMVGSILQSVTPKFAIGMETAYSALQPGMPGDAGISLVGRYNADKWIASAQLQAQGSLTAAFWRKVADNMEAGVETTLQASYQPVMTEMMVPTMQSVFEANTTVGAKYEFRQSIYRGQLSSDGVASFMLEHRILPTLGLTFTASIDQFKNTSKMGLGLQVETAGSEDVMMMQNGLVDADGNPIPGAPQMA, encoded by the coding sequence ATGTCGACATCCAGTAACTTTAATTTAGGAAACTTGAGCAAATCTTTTTCACCAATTAAAGGACTTATCCCCACAGGTAGCGAGTTGACCGAATCTGAGGGTAATGAAAGTGGCTATTGGTCTTCGAACCCGATATTCCAGTTTGTTAACAATGTGGCCACTACCATTTCCACTCACAGACAATCACTTGACTTGATCAATCCAGGAACTATGGAAAACTTGAACAAGGAGGTAGAAAAGGATGTTTTCCTCACTCAGTACGAGTTCTCAGGTCTTAGAGCAGACTTGAGTAAGACATTCTCTATGAATCCGTTGTTCCAGGTCAGCCACAGTTTTTCTACTGGAGGTAAATCTCCTGCCTATGCATTTGCTGGAATGTTTGCCGCTGGTGATTCTTTTGTTCAGGGAACTCTTGACAATGAGTTGTCTCTCACTGGAAGACTCAACTATGCCTGGGACAAGTGCAATGTGTCTAAAGCCACTTTGCAATTAGCCTCTGGTCAGCAACCTATGTGTCAGTTTGAGCAGGACTATCAGGCCAATGATTTCTCGTTAAATTTCAAGACATTGAACCCGGATTTCACTGGATCCTCGTTCAATGGTGTCATGGTTGGCTCCATTTTACAGTCAGTCACTCCTAAGTTTGCAATCGGTATGGAAACTGCATACTCTGCATTGCAACCAGGAATGCCTGGTGATGCAGGTATTTCATTGGTGGGTCGTTACAACGCAGATAAGTGGATTGCGTCAGCCCAGTTGCAGGCTCAGGGATCTCTTACAGCAGCTTTCTGGAGAAAAGTGGCCGACAACATGGAGGCCGGCGTGGAAACTACTCTACAGGCTTCATATCAGCCTGTTATGACAGAGATGATGGTTCCAACTATGCAATCCGTCTTCGAAGCAAATACTACCGTCGGCGCCAAATATGAATTTAGACAGTCTATATACAGAGGACAGTTGAGCTCCGATGGGGTTGCCTCGTTCATGCTAGAGCATAGAATTCTACCTACTTTGGGACTTACTTTCACTGCCTCCATCGATCAATTCAAGAACACTTCCAAGATGGGTTTGGGATTGCAGGTCGAAACCGCCGGCTCTGAGGATGttatgatgatgcagaatGGATTGGTTGATGCTGATGGTAATCCGATTCCAGGTGCCCCTCAAATGGCTTAG
- a CDS encoding uncharacterized protein (BUSCO:EOG09341AN0) → METRTQETPQFFLTLASTLATVWYSFLDLFKSVPGGAWVLDYIRASHKNDPWRTLLEVLLALLAIRYFLASKYSQDENDKVTLNEREVDDLIDDWEPDPIVPPLRRDERWQLDSIPLIKGGISSHVTVEDPSTGNITTDVLSFACKDYLAMGTNETVKQNSIKEIRAAGVGACGPPNFYGTQDVHVRVCEDLARFLGAEEGIIYGQDFCTPTSVLPCFLKRGDIIIMDGGVNLALQKSALISRCDVEWFNHNDLDHLEEILESLKEDLSEGPLNRRFIVTEGLFENFGDSPDLKRLVEIKNHYKFRLVLDETNSVGTLGANGRGLPEVYGIPRDQIEITIGSMAQALGSSGGYCVGCHDMIYHQILSSNAYVFSASLPSYCAVAASTTIHLLEDSEKSGAVNPYIQPLVENSKYLHQSFRNSLVLKNFLIVRSADYSPVVHLRINPLLRKSLDLPEGYGGPGSVIIKAVKKGHEELYFDARYNTESYILQLIINKCVENKVLLTRTKRVLHHEILPVVPELILHCNSKFSKPELKRAVSVVEQAVTGVLRGLTKSKFAEYAADLEN, encoded by the coding sequence ATGGAAACGCGAACACAAGAAACCCCGCAGTTCTTTCTTACGCTGGCCTCTACGCTCGCTACCGTCTGGTACTCGTTTCTTGACCTGTTCAAGAGTGTGCCTGGTGGTGCATGGGTTCTCGACTATATTCGTGCTTCTCATAAGAATGATCCATGGCGTACTTTATTGGaagttcttcttgctcttcttgcAATTCGTTACTTTTTGGCCTCTAAATATTCTCAGGATGAGAATGATAAGGTGACTCTCAATGAGCGAGAGGTCGAcgatttgattgatgattGGGAACCTGACCCTATTGTTCCTCCTTTAAGGCGTGACGAGAGGTGGCAGTTGGACTCTATTCCCTTAATTAAAGGTGGTATCAGTTCTCACGTCACTGTCGAAGACCCAAGTACAGGGAACATTACTACGGACGTTCTCAGTTTTGCTTGCAAGGATTATTTGGCCATGGGAACCAATGAAACTGTCAAGCAAAATTCCATCAAGGAGATAAGAGCAGCCGGTGTCGGTGCATGCGGTCCACCAAATTTCTATGGTACTCAGGACGTTCATGTGCGTGTTTGTGAGGACCTTGCACGGTTTTTGGGTGCAGAGGAAGGCATCATTTACGGTCAAGATTTCTGTACACCTACATCGGTGTTACCCTGCTTCTTGAAGCGTGGTGATATCATAATCATGGATGGTGGTGTTAATTTGGCCCTTCAGAAATCAGCCTTAATTTCCCGTTGTGATGTCGAATGGTTCAATCACAACGATCTGGACCACTTGGAAGAGATTCTGGAGAGCCTAAAGGAGGATTTATCTGAAGGTCCATTGAACCGTCGTTTCATCGTCACTGAAGGCTTGTTTGAAAACTTTGGAGACTCTCctgatttgaagagactcGTCGAGATAAAAAATCATTACAAGTTTCGTTTGGTTCTTGACGAAACAAACTCGGTCGGTACTCTTGGTGCCAACGGACGTGGTCTTCCTGAAGTCTATGGAATTCCTCGCgatcaaattgaaattaCAATTGGTTCAATGGCTCAAGCTCTGGGTTCTAGTGGTGGATACTGTGTAGGATGTCACGACATGATCTATCACCAAATTCTATCCTCTAATGCTTACGttttttctgcttccttGCCTTCCTACTGTGCCGTTGCTGCATCTACCACCatacatcttcttgaagattcgGAAAAATCCGGTGCTGTTAATCCTTATATCCAGCCACTCGTTGAAAATTCCAAGTATCTTCATCAGTCGTTTAGAAATTCTCTTGTTCTCAAGAATTTCCTGATTGTCAGATCTGCTGACTATTCCCCCGTTGTTCATTTGAGAATTAATCCTCTTCTACGGAAGTCTTTAGATCTCCCTGAAGGTTATGGTGGCCCTGGTTCTGTAATCATTAAAGCCGTGAAAAAGGGTCACGAGGAACTCTACTTTGATGCCAGATATAACACTGAGAGTTACATTCTTCAACTCATCATAAACAAATGTGTTGAGAACAAGGTGCTCTTAACAAGAACTAAGCGCGTCTTGCACCACGAGATTCTTCCTGTGGTGCCTGAGCTTATCCTTCATTGCAACTCAAAATTTTCTAAACCTGAGTTGAAGCGTGCCGTTTCCGTGGTGGAGCAGGCCGTTACTGGCGTATTACGTGGACTTACTAAATCCAAGTTTGCTGAATATGCTGCAGATCTTGAAAACTAG
- a CDS encoding uncharacterized protein (MEROPS:MER0078983), which produces MLPSSLVSLLWLLQLAWAFVPLTPSYINNKKKFSVWSKQKPPKGYKETAGLISKKIQKDAAVSTNDGSFTLSTGISFIFSDADEYAYYVNAGIGSSDFPLLIDTGSAYLWVYDSECNDDSCSDKPLYSASSSGSSSSSKTFDLSYNTGTASGIIVQDDVTIANVEAESFSFGAASVVPDLFQDYPFSGILGLSAGNESSSNLINIVDYLYKNGTIDAAKFALCMSNYVVDDSLQAYGNNSGLLILGSDQPDLYIDPIYSTDILTDSSNHWEVKIDKIFVDDYQLQFQALKIPDYGSSNISRIGLLDSGTTSIILSSKDAITLHSCFANSESDGTQYAIYCNTTSVVSLDIAGHNWTITSDQYLGTAYSEDSGLSGYCVSNFQGLDSTTDGSWILGNIFLKSYYVEFDYANAKVGFAERADNVVVTKGSQDSLAITSSGAESSAGSSAFSSTACTSYFNSSSSTLTSSSANASSTSSNSTSSTSDSKASAAPLLPSFFLLSIMLASYLI; this is translated from the coding sequence ATGCTTCCTTCTTCGTTGGTCAGTCTCCTTTGGCTGTTACAACTGGCGTGGGCTTTTGTTCCGCTTACCCCGTCGTatatcaacaacaagaagaagttttccGTGTGGTCCAAGCAGAAGCCTCCCAAGGGCTACAAAGAGACAGCCGGGCTGATctccaagaagatccagaaggaTGCTGCCGTTTCTACGAACGATGGCTCCTTCACGCTCTCTACAGGCATatccttcattttctcGGATGCCGATGAATACGCTTACTATGTCAATGCAGGCATTGGCTCGTCGGattttcctcttctcaTAGATACGGGTAGTGCTTATTTGTGGGTCTACGACAGTGAATGCAACGATGACTCTTGCAGCGATAAACCCTTGTATAGTGCATCCAGCAGCggaagttcttcttcttcgaagACCTTTGATCTCTCCTATAACACGGGCACTGCTTCCGGTATCATTGTTCAGGACGATGTCACCATTGCGAACGTGGAGGCCGAAAGCTTCTCGTTCGGTGCTGCTTCTGTCGTTCCAGATCTTTTTCAGGATTACCCCTTCAGCGGAATTCTTGGCTTGTCTGCGGGTAACGaatcctcatcaaatttgatCAATATAGTTGACTATTTGTATAAGAACGGTACAATTGACGCTGCCAAGTTTGCTCTCTGTATGTCCAATTATGTTGTCGATGACTCGTTACAGGCATATGGTAACAATTCTGGCCTTTTAATATTGGGTAGCGATCAGCCAGACCTCTATATCGACCCTATCTACTCTACAGACATTCTTACGGACTCTTCAAATCACTGGGAAGTGAAAATTGACAAGATTTTTGTCGATGACTATCAACTTCAGTTTCAGGCACTTAAAATTCCGGATTATGGCTCGTCAAACATTTCCAGAATCGGCCTATTAGACTCGGGAACAACTTCTATCATTCTCTCCTCTAAAGATGCCATCACTCTTCATTCATGCTTTGCAAATTCTGAATCGGATGGCACCCAGTATGCCATTTACTGCAACACAACTTCTGTTGTAAGTCTCGATATTGCAGGACATAATTGGACCATTACCTCTGATCAGTACTTGGGTACTGCATATTCTGAAGATTCCGGTCTCAGCGGCTACTGTGTTAGTAACTTCCAAGGTCTAGACTCCACCACCGATGGATCCTGGATCTTAGGTAACATTTTCTTGAAAAGTTACTACGTTGAGTTCGACTACGCTAACGCCAAAGTTGGCTTTGCCGAGAGAGCTGACAATGTAGTTGTCACAAAAGGTTCACAGGATTCTCTAGCTATTACTAGCTCAGGAGCAGAGTCGTCTGCAggttcttctgcatttAGTTCAACCGCTTGCACTTCCTACTTtaattcttcaagctctACTTTGACTTCCTCCTCAGCCAACGCTTCGTCCACTTCCTCTAACTCCACATCGTCCACGTCAGACTCCAAAGCCAGTGCAGCTCCTCTACTTccctctttcttcctcctttcAATTATGTTGGCATCATATCTCATATAG
- the VAN1 gene encoding Mannan polymerase I complex van1 subunit (CAZy:GT62), with amino-acid sequence MQRFVRGFKKGPELPISSDYDDEFKPKRPRRSTSNMVRRSFLVAGMLIFLGFVIYMVVGGQGNLRNQRNQGSPRSQRSQKSQRAQKNQGYQGYQGDSTLYKAQSEKSSGSSDFPAIQSGLTEMASDSDPMPDTVHYFDMKNYEGSAVDKSNDQRVLLLIPLRNGEKVLPLMFRNMMNMTYNHDLVDVAFLVSDCSKGDKTLETLSKYTKALQQQTLLPLLEKKHKRVVGSGVFGSSDMYEKYLPEDYKERVRKAFSPPYHDQYAKPFHNIEIFQKDFGQVIGQGFSDRHDVKIQGIRRKLMGRARNWLLSAALKPYHSWVYWRDADIETSPGDILQFMMKFAGDFDVVVPNVWRPLPTFLGNEQPYDLNSWIESDAAISLAHSLDEDDVIVEGYAEYPTWRAHLAYIRDPQGNPDEIVDLDGVGGVSILAKAQVFRNGANFPAFTFMNHAETEAFGKMVKRMGFRVGGLPHYTIWHIYEPSQDDLQEISKLERKKRRFGSSK; translated from the exons ATGCAGAGGTTTGTTCGTGGGTTTAAAAAGGGCCCCGAGTTGCCTAT TTCTTCAgactatgatgatgagtttaAGCCCAAGAGGCCTCGTCGATCCACCTCGAATATGGTGCGTAGATCATTTCTTGTTGCTGGTATGTTGATATTTTTGGGATTTGTGATTTACATGGTTGTTGGAGGCCAGGGGAACCTAAGGAACCAGAGAAACCAGGGGAGCCCGAGGAGCCAGAGGAGCCAGAAAAGCCAGAGAGCCCAGAAAAACCAAGGGTACCAGGGGTATCAGGGTGACTCGACTCTCTACAAGGCCCAGTCGGAGAAATCCAGCGGCTCGTCCGATTTTCCGGCTATTCAGTCAGGTCTTACCGAAATGGCTTCCGATAGTGATCCTATGCCGGACACGGTTCACTATTTCGACATGAAAAACTATGAGGGAAGTGCAGTAGACAAATCAAACGATCAGAGagtgcttcttctcattcCTCTAAGAAATGGTGAGAAAGTTCTCCCGTTGATGTTTCGTAACATGATGAATATGACCTACAACCACGATCTTGTAGACGTGGCCTTTTTGGTAAGCGACTGTTCTAAGGGGGACAAAACGTTGGAAACACTTAGTAAATATACCAAGGCATTACAGCAGCAGACGttgcttcctcttcttgaaaagaagcataaACGAGTTGTTGGAAGTGGTGTCTTCGGTTCCAGTGATATGTATGAGAAGTATCTGCCGGAAGATTACAAAGAGCGGGTCAGGAAAGCTTTTTCACCGCCTTATCATGACCAGTATGCCAAGCCTTTCCACAATATAGAGATCTTCCAGAAGGATTTTGGCCAGGTGATTGGCCAGGGATTTTCAGATCGCCATGACGTTAAGATTCAAGGAATCCGGAGAAAATTGATGGGTCGTGCCCGGAACTGGCTTCTTTCTGCAGCTTTAAAACCGTATCACTCCTGGGTTTATTGGAGAGATGCTGATATTGAGACCTCTCCGGGTGATATTTTGCAATTCATGATGAAGTTTGCCGGGGACTTTGATGTGGTTGTTCCCAACGTGTGGAGGCCGTTACCCACTTTCTTAGGGAATGAACAGCCTTATGATTTAAACTCCTGGATTGAGTCCGATGCAGCCATCAGTTTGGCACACTCcttggatgaagatgacgttATAGTAGAAGGTTATGCTGAGTACCCTACTTGGAGAGCACATTTGGCCTATATTAGAGACCCGCAGGGTAATCCAGATGAGATAGTTGATCTGGATGGTGTTGGAGGTGTTTCTATTCTTGCCAAAGCTCAAGTATTTCGTAACGGTGCTAACTTTCCTGCCTTTACATTTATGAACCACGCAGAGACTGAAGCATTTGGTAAAATGGTTAAGAGAATGGGTTTCAGAGTGGGAGGACTCCCTCACTATACAATATGGCATATCTATGAGCCTAGTCAGGATGATTTACAAGAGATCTCCAAGttagagagaaagaaaagacgGTTTGGAAGCAGCAAGTAG
- a CDS encoding uncharacterized protein (EggNog:ENOG41) — MGGKEMKDKVEAGASWSGLAHQFMDTNFIHDACCNSFTILPAISDSDAQLFRANPPEATDYLSSNLDNSEYSNCWKAISNNNFMRPFELSNMRSIRQINYMQRVDDVMLLMPSTSSERLENACWRAWSKSLNKLRELDPAEINWYKINDVTCLYGPVIKGTQDKSFVDMSDQEEEEDEEEGEENGDVDSSTDDDDSLSDLMSLRNSLSISSTSISTSSTSVDSLKSILKKPTKQHPLCNREKTKKRISFCPQVQVGIFYDN, encoded by the coding sequence ATGGGAGGTAAAGAAATGAAGGACAAAGTGGAAGCCGGTGCAAGCTGGTCAGGACTTGCCCACCAATTTATGGATACCAATTTTATACACGATGCATGCTGTAACAGCTTTACAATTCTTCCGGCCATTTCGGACTCTGACGCCCAGTTATTCCGGGCCAATCCTCCAGAGGCTACTGATTATCTAAGTTCGAACCTTGACAATTCCGAATATTCGAACTGCTGGAAAGCCATATCGAATAACAACTTTATGAGACCCTTTGAACTGAGCAACATGAGATCAATTCGGCAAATAAACTATATGCAAAGAGTGGACGATGTCATGCTTTTAATGCCAAGTACATCTAGCGAACGGTTAGAGAACGCATGTTGGAGAGCGTGGTCCAAATCCTTAAACAAGTTAAGGGAATTGGATCCTGCAGAAATTAATTGGTATAAGATCAATGATGTGACTTGCCTATATGGTCCGGTAATCAAAGGAACTCAGGACAAATCATTTGTTGACATGTCtgaccaagaagaagaagaagatgaagaagaaggagaagaaaatggcGATGTGGACTCATCcacagatgatgatgactcTCTTTCGGACCTGATGTCTCTTAGAAACAGCCTGTCGATCTCGTCAACTTCCATATCGACCTCTTCGACTTCGGTGGATTCACTCAAGTCTATTTTAAAAAAACCTACCAAACAACATCCTCTCTGtaatagagaaaagaccaagaagagGATTTCGTTCTGCCCTCAAGTTCAGGTGGGAATATTCTACGATAATTAG
- the CKA2 gene encoding Casein kinase II subunit alpha', whose protein sequence is MSKVPKFNSAGHRIYSVARIYADANEVRPREYWDYENYKIEWGSINSYEIIQKIGRGKYSEVFTGVNVLNDEPCVIKVLKPVKLKKIHREIKILKNLTGGPNIVKLFDVVQDPTSKIPALVSEKVNNVDFRVLYPKLGIEDIKFYFTQLLIALDYSHSMGIIHRDVKPQNIMIDPVNRKLKLIDWGLAEFYHKGIDFNVRVASRYHKGPELLVNLQQYDYSLDLWAVGAMIAAIVFKKEPFFKGDSNNDQLVKIAKVLGTKELLAYCQKYGIKLSTDYDSILGNYPKRLWKSFVNSGNRSLSEAPYVIDLVDHLLRYDHQERLTAKEAMEHPFFKE, encoded by the coding sequence ATGTCAAAAGTGCCCAAATTCAACAGTGCGGGTCATCGCATTTACTCCGTTGCAAGGATCTATGCAGATGCAAATGAAGTCCGGCCTAGAGAATACTGGGATTACGAAAACTACAAGATAGAATGGGGCAGTATCAATAGCTATGAGATTATCCAGAAGATAGGCAGAGGCAAATATTCCGAAGTGTTCACTGGGGTCAACGTCCTTAACGACGAACCCTGCGTTATTAAAGTTCTCAAACCAGTCAAACTCAAGAAAATCCatagagaaatcaaaatcctTAAGAACTTGACGGGAGGTCCCAATATTGTCAAACTTTTCGATGTGGTTCAAGACCCAACTTCCAAGATCCCGGCATTGGTGTCCGAAAAGGTTAACAACGTAGACTTCCGCGTGTTGTATCCAAAGCTTGGAATTGAAGACATTAAGTTTTACTTTACCCAGCTATTGATCGCACTAGACTATTCACATTCCATGGGTATAATACACCGTGATGTCAAGCCTCAGAATATAATGATTGACCCAGTCAAcaggaagttgaagcttaTTGATTGGGGGTTGGCCGAGTTTTACCATAAGGGAATTGATTTCAACGTCCGTGTTGCTTCTAGGTACCACAAGGGCCCTGAATTGTTGGTCAACCTACAGCAGTATGACTACTCTTTGGACCTCTGGGCTGTTGGTGCCATGATTGCAGCTATAGTGTTTAAAAAGGAacctttcttcaaaggagatTCCAATAATGACCAATTGGTCAAGATAGCCAAAGTTTTGGGTACCAAGGAACTCTTGGCATACTGTCAGAAGTACGGAATCAAGCTTTCCACTGACTATGATAGTATCTTAGGTAACTATCCGAAGAGGCTATGGAAATCGTTCGTTAACAGTGGTAATCGCAGCCTAAGTGAGGCTCCTTATGTGATTGATTTGGTTGACCACCTACTACGCTACGATCATCAAGAGAGATTGACCGCTAAAGAAGCCATGGAGCATCCTTTTTTTAAGGAGTAA
- a CDS encoding uncharacterized protein (EggNog:ENOG41): MSSVLNSDQLVKTIKTRLQANEVEVQDMSGGCGQAFAVIIVSDIFKGKNKLTRHRMVNNALSEEISQIHAFTQKVFTTDEWEEQKRLYGSS, encoded by the coding sequence ATGTCATCAGTTCTGAATTCAGATCAATTGGTTAAAACCATTAAAACTAGGCTTCAGGCTAATGAGGTGGAAGTTCAAGATATGTCCGGTGGTTGTGGTCAGGCGTTTGCTGTCATCATAGTTAGCGACATATTCAAAGGGAAGAACAAGCTAACTAGGCATAGGATGGTAAACAACGCTCTTAGTGAGGAGATTAGTCAAATACATGCTTTTACGCAAAAGGTCTTTACCACTGATGAGTGGGAGGAACAGAAGAGGCTTTATGGTTCTAGCTAG
- a CDS encoding uncharacterized protein (BUSCO:EOG09343VD7~EggNog:ENOG41), which produces MTTLSTKTLKQVVCGIQKLYPISFADNSWDNTGLLVDCSVSTTNETKTKLLLTVDLTQSVADEAVTTGCNLILAYHPFIFRGLKSIRPSDPQQSSLIKLIRSGISVYCPHTAIDAAKGGVNDWLAEGITDRDANLKEKTIIEPNSDGIDGVGMGRLVVLKRPISLRSVIKRVKKNLKIEHIQLATKHPDQLDELSIRTVAICAGSGSSLFRNVRADLYYTGELAHHEALFYKECGAHVIACNHSNTERGFLQVLKLQLNEQFKQMGLEQVNITISLTDRDPYQVV; this is translated from the coding sequence ATGACTACTCTCAGCACTAAGACATTGAAACAAGTGGTGTGTGGTATCCAAAAGCTCTACCCGATTAGCTTTGCTGACAATTCATGGGACAATACGGGATTACTAGTGGATTGTAGTGTATCGACAACGAACGAGACGAAAACAAAGCTACTCTTAACGGTCGATTTGACACAATCTGTGGCTGATGAAGCCGTTACAACTGGATGCAACTTGATCTTGGCTTACCATCCATTTATTTTCCGGGGATTGAAATCGATTAGGCCATCTGATCCTCAACAGAGTTCACTTATCAAATTGATTAGATCAGGAATATCTGTCTATTGTCCGCATACGGCCATTGATGCTGCCAAGGGTGGTGTCAACGATTGGTTGGCGGAAGGGATCACGGACAGAGATGCTAAtttaaaagagaaaactATTATCGAACCCAATTCTGACGGCATTGATGGAGTTGGAATGGGTAGATTGGTGGTGTTGAAGAGACCAATCTCACTCAGAAGTGTTATCAAACGAGttaagaagaacttgaaaatTGAGCATATTCAATTAGCCACAAAACACCCGGATCAACTGGATGAGTTGTCGATCCGTACTGTGGCTATCTGCGCCGGCTCGGGCTCAAGCTTGTTCCGCAATGTCAGGGCAGATCTATACTACACGGGAGAATTAGCACACCATGAGGCCTTATTTTATAAAGAATGTGGAGCGCACGTTATCGCATGCAACCATTCCAACACAGAAAGAGGTTTTCTACAGGTGTTGAAGCTGCAATTGAACGAGCAATTCAAGCAAATGGGTCTGGAACAAGTCAATATTACGATTAGCTTAACCGATCGGGATCCATACCAAGTTGTGTAA